One window of Myxocyprinus asiaticus isolate MX2 ecotype Aquarium Trade chromosome 6, UBuf_Myxa_2, whole genome shotgun sequence genomic DNA carries:
- the LOC127443112 gene encoding acetylcholine receptor subunit gamma-like, with translation MGSFLTNAALRISAMGLISPSKIVWLWAFLSSFLLVVVCNLEGSLHKDLMIGYNKNIRPVEHHGDITNVKIKMTLTNLISLNEKEETLTTCVWIEMTWRDYRLSWAHRTGFEVYENITRMRLPSKAIWLPDVGLENNVDGHFEVALYTNALIDPDGSVVWLPPAIYRSSCGIKVNYFPFDWQNCSMVFRSQTYNSNEITLMLAEEGNVTMEWIEIDPEAFTENGEWIIKHRPAKKVVNKRYSPDELEYQDIIFFLIIQRKPLFYVINIIVPCVLFSSLGLLVYFLPAKAGGQKCTMAIAILLGQTVFLFLIAKKVPETSQAVPLIGKYLMFVMSVTTITVMNCVVVLNVSLRTPNTHPMSNTIRKVLLNILPRLLRMRMQRWTPDKSEQEEGVFKMFVLGDGSPLHRRRRSSLGLIAKADEYMFRTARSELMFSRLKERQGLLKNTLEKIQNGLGDGTAKDLESSLALASPEVQQCLASCKHIAESAKQQNAFQSENEEWFLVARVIDRVCFIVMTLLFILGTIAIFLMGHFNQAPSQPFHGDPKKYLPEISPGDITG, from the exons tggtTGTGTGTAATCTAGAGGGCTCTCTACACAAAGATCTAATGATAGGCTACAATAAAAACATACGACCTGTGGAGCACCACGGTGACATCACAAATGTGAAAATCAAGATGACCCTTACAAACCTCATTTCTCTG AATGAGAAAGAAGAGACCCTCACCACTTGCGTTTGGATTGAGATG aCATGGCGTGATTATAGACTCAGCTGGGCACACAGGACAGGGTTTGAGGTCTATGAGAACATCACCCGCATGCGTCTTCCCTCAAAAGCCATCTGGCTGCCTGATGTTGGCCTGGAGAACAA tgTAGATGGGCACTTTGAGGTGGCTCTCTATACTAATGCTCTGATAGATCCTGATGGTAGTGTGGTCTGGCTGCCCCCTGCCATCTACCGGAGCTCCTGTGGCATCAAAGTCAACTACTTCCCCTTCGACTGGCAGAACTGCAGCATGGTGTTCAG ATCTCAGACATACAACTCTAATGAAATCACACTGATGTTGGCAGAGGAGGGCAATGTGACTATGGAATGGATCGAGATCGACCCAGAAGCTTTTACTG AAAATGGTGAATGGATTATTAAGCACCGCCCTGCTAAGAAGGTTGTGAATAAGCGATACAGCCCAGATGAATTGGAGTACCAAGATATCATCTTCTTCCTTATCATCCAGAGAAAGCCACTCTTCTATGTCATTAACATCATCGTACCTTGTGTCCTCTTTTCATCCCTCGGGCTTCTTGTCTACTTCCTGCCAGCTAAAG CTGGAGGACAGAAATGCACCATGGCCATTGCAATCCTGCTGGGTCAAACTGTCTTCCTGTTTCTTATCGCCAAGAAAGTGCCAGAAACCTCCCAGGCTGTGCCTCTCATTGGGAA gtATCTGATGTTTGTGATGTCAGTGACAACGATAACTGTGATGAACTGTGTGGTGGTATTAAATGTTTCTCTTCGAACTCCAAACACCCACCCTATGAGCAACACCATTAGAAAG GTCTTGTTGAACATCCTTCCTCGTCTGCTGAGGATGAGGATGCAGCGCTGGACACCTGACAAGAGCGAGCAGGAGGAGGGGGTTTTTAAGATGTTTGTCCTGGGTGATGGCAGCCCGCTCCATCGTAGGAGACGCAGCTCTTTGGGACTGATAGCAAAGGCAGATGAATACATGTTCAGAACAGCACGGTCAGAGCTGATGTTCAGTCGATTAAAGGAAAGACAGGGACTGCTGAAGAACACACTGGAGAAAATAC AAAATGGCCTAGGGGATGGAACAGCAAAGGATCTGGAATCCAGTCTGGCTTTGGCATCACCAGAAGTGCAGCAGTGTCTGGCTTCCTGTAAACACATTGCAGAGAGTGCCAAGCAGCAAAATGCCTTTCAAAGT GAAAACGAGGAGTGGTTTTTGGTCGCCAGGGTGATTGACAGGGTGTGCTTCATCGTCATGACGTTGCTGTTTATACTGGGCACCATCGCAATCTTCCTGATGGGCCATTTTAACCAGGCACCATCTCAACCATTCCATGGAGACCCCAAAAAATACCTGCCTGAAATCTCACCTGGGGACATCACAGGCTAA